TCCAAGGGACCGGCGCCGTCAGCTCTGTCGCATTCGCCATGGTGGCCGATTCGGTCGATGAGAAGAATCGCGCAACCGCAATGGCCTTCCTCGGGATCTCCATTGGCCTCTCCTTCGTCGGCGGCATCCTGGCTGGACCGATGATCGCAAGCCTCAGCGGTTATGCGTCCCTCTTCTGGCTGTCCGGCCTTCTGAGCCTGCTCGCATCCATCTACGTGGCGGTTGCCATCAAGGAGCCGCCAAGGGAGCGAAGAACGGCTGACGTCTCTGGCGACCGGCCATCGGTCGCTTCGGTGTTCAAGATCCCCGGCATCATCAAGCTGGGTGTCTGTGGATTCCTCATGTCGTTCTTCATGAGTAGTTTCTTCTTCTACTTTCCCTTACTGGCTCGCCGCCACCTGCCCCTGCAAAGTTACTACCTCTTGCTTGGCCCGATGGTCCTCGCCGCCGCTGTCGTGATGTTTGGGGCCTCCAGGGCAGCCGACCGGGGCTGGGCAAAATCGATGGGCGTGATGGCCTTCGTTGTTCTTGCGATCAGTGGATGGCTGCTCTTTCGAGGAGCTGACCTTGGACTCCAAGACCATCCGCTACTGGTCCTCACTATTGCAGGCGTGTTCTTCTTTGCCGGCTACACCAGTCTTGAACCGATCCTGCCCAGCCTCATCACCAAAGCGTCACCTAAGACCATGTATGGGACAGCGCTGGGGACTTACAGTTCTCTGCAATTCCTCGGCAGCTTCGCAGGCGGAGCGGCTGCGGGATTTCTCAGTACACTAGGGACGGAGTTCGTGATGGCAGCACTGCTGGTTGCCGCAGCTTCAGGCATCATACTGATGTCCCAGGTAAAGACCGCATAACCTGACGGCATCAATCGCACTTCTGGCGTAGTGCGTCTACCACTTCTTTACATCTACCGTTCACCCTGAGCTTGTCGAAGGGCGAACGGAATGTATAACGAAGAGTTGAATACACTACACTAGCGGATGAACCCTTCTTCGCTCTCTCTTCTCACCGCCTCGCGAATTTCGAGGCTCCTACGAAAATAGCAGGGGCGGCAGATACTTCGGACAATATCCGAGGTTGGCCCTTCCGCAAGGAGAAAGGTTTCCTGGAGTGCGATTGCCCTGCCGCAAAGGAAACAGTAACGGGGCGTCTCTTTCATTTTTACCTCAAGCGGTGACCCACGTTAGAGCCTGATAGCACAGAACACGGGGTAACCATTCAGTTACGGGTGGAAAATCTCCCTCCGGCTTAATACATGCCGGGGCAGGCTCTAGCCCCTCTTTTCCAAAGAAGGGGACTACCCGTTTCCCCCTTTGAAAAAGGGGGATTAAGGGGGATTTTATAAAAACATACCACATTTTATTTTAATGATTTCCCCCCTCTCACTGAATGGTTACAACACGGGGAAGATTTCCCTTGACAGTTTTCCCCATGTCCGCTTAAATCATCCCCGTTAATACACTTTTCAATGTGGGGCTGTGGCGCAGTTGGGAGCGTGCCTGACTGGCAGTCAGGAGGTCACGGGTTCGAATCCCGTCAGCTCCACCAATTACTTCACCCATTCGTTGGCGTAGTCGGCGCGTAGCCTGATCGTCCCGCCTTAGCATTCTCCCAGCGCATCGGATAGACGTCCTGACGACCCAAACAGACGCCGGGGCGAGTGCAACCAGCCCGATCCCACGAGACCAAGCTCCGCAGCGCCCCTCTCCCGAGAGCCCGCACATCGCGCACTCTCCCACGCATGCCAGGCTATATCCCGGACCCTAGCCGTCACCCTTGACGCCATTGTGCGATATCCTATCATAGCGCTCGACGAGAATCCAATAGCCCGGAGATAGAGAGATTGGGCAGCAATTCCTCATTCCCACCGGAGGTACATTGGGTTCCGTGAGGTCGAATGGTGGAAGAGTCGCGACGCCGGCGTTGGAACGGGATGGCGGTTGGTAGGAAGCGAGCACTAACGGGGTCTGGCGGCTCGGCGGAGACAGGGGTGGAGGCCTGCACTGTAGTTCCGACTACAACAGCGGCTAACGCATGAGGTCCACTGCACCATTTGGGCTCAATACCACTATTCTTTATATCGAGGAGAGCCTGAGGCCTGCTTAGCCAGAAGGGCCGGTTGAAGCCAGGATGCCTGCCAGCCAGGTCGAAGGGCCTGCAGCGCCACGACGGCTGCCAAGGCCGCAAGGGCAAAGAGGAGCAACCCGGTTCCATACGAGCCGGTCAGATCCTTGAGGAGGCCGAGGAGCATGACCTGGAAGAATCCGCCAATTCCACCCATCGCGCCCACGACCCCGGTAGCAACGCCGATCTCGCTCCGGAACCTCTGTGGAATTACCTGGAAGAGCGCCCCATTGCCGAGCCCCATGGCGGCCATCGCCAGGAAGAGGAGGACGGTCACCACAGGGAGTGGAGGGAGGAGCCCCGCGCCTGCGGTCAGGACGCCGATGGCGCCGAAGATGATCGAGAGGAGCTGCACTCCACCCATGCGGTCCGCGAGATACCCGCCTACCGGCCTGAATAGAATTCCGGCCAGGACACACAGGGCGGCCATGTTGCCCGCCATCACCCGCGAGAGACCGTACTGATCATGGAAGAAGATGACGAGGAAGCTGGCCAGCCCGACAAAGCCGCCGAAGGTTATAGCGTAGAAGAGGTTGAACCACCAACAGTCGCTCTCCTGGAGGATCTTCAGGGACTCCGACCACCGTTTGGGGACGGGACGGTTAGGACTCTCCTTCGCGAGCCAGTGGCTCATCGCCAATGTGAGCAAGACGGGGAGAATCGCCAAGCCGAAGACATGTCGCCATCCTACTACCTCCGCCAGCCAAGGCGCGATCAGGGCAGCGAGGGCTGCCCCGAGGTTGCCGGCGCCGACGATCCCGTTGGCCAGCCCCTGGTGTTCTGGCGGATACCATCGGCTGACCATTGGGATGGCGACTGTGAAGCCGGCCCCGGCGAAGCCGAGGAGGAGCCCCACCGCTATTACGGAAGCGAAGCTATCGGCCACGAGCCATCCCCCAAGCAGCGGGAGGAGAACCAGGATTTGAAGCACAGCACCCGTCTTCTTGGCGCCGAACTGGTCGGCCAGGATTCCGACTGGGATTCGGAGGAGAGAGCCGGTGAGGATCGGGATGGCCACTATGAGACTTGTTTGGCTGCCGGTCAGATCCAACTCGCCGGCAATGAAAACTCCCAAGGCCCCCATGAGAACCCAGATCATGCAGTGGATGGTGAAATACAGAAACGCGCTGATGAGGGTTCTGGGGTGCCCGACCTTGGTGAAATCTTTGAACGGCATTCCGGACCTCTTGTGTACCGTCTACTCTTGTACGGGCTGCTTCGTCAGCGCGCTCCCGCTCAGCCCTCGGATCTAGAAAAGAAAAAGCCCTTCATCGATATTCCGATGAGGGGCCCATCACTCTGTCTCCGGCCGCCAATCATCGGAGGCACCGAGGAAATCACCGCGCGAAGCGGACAAACGAGAGATTACCCATATTCTAGACCCTCTTTGGCAAGGGGGGAGACAGGCTATGGGTAATGACCAGACCAAACAGACCGGATAGACCAAACCCAGCCGGTAGATGTTCAAAGGATTTCGCTACAACAGAAGCAAGTCGAGGAGGGTGAAACAGAATAGGGTGATACTGAGGAGACCGTTGGCCGTAAAAAAGGCGGCGTCGAGTCGCTTCAGGCCGTAGCGGATAAGGAGCAGGTGTTCATACACTAAGAGGCCCGAGGCGAGGAGGACACCAGTCAGGTAGAAAGAGCGCAGGCCCGAGAGGAAAATCAGCAGCAGGAGGAGGAGCAGGGTCAGCGCGTGTAAGGTTCGAGAAATGGTCATCCCGCTCGCTATTCCGAACCGAGCGGGGATCGAATAGAGACCGCTGGCCCGATCAAAGTCAATGTCGGCCATAGCGTACAGGATATCAAATCCGGCCACCCAGAAGAGTACGGCGAGGCCGAGCACAACCGGAGCCGCCGCTACCTCGCCAGTCACAGCGATCCATGCGCCGAGAGGCGCCATGGCCAGCGCCAGCCCCAGGATCAGGTGGGAGAGAAAGGTAAAGCGCTTGGTGTAGGAGTACAGGATCAGCGCCGCCATCGCAAAGGGAGCCAACTTGAGACAGAGGGGATTCAGCCGGGCGGCGGCGAATAGGAAAAGCGCGAAGGATCCAAGCATGAGCAGGATCACCTCTCCGCGCCGGACCAGTCCCTGTGGGAGGGCCCGCTCCCGCGTGCGGGGATTTCTGGCATCGATCTCCTGGTCAGCCAGACGGTTCATCGCCATGGCCCCGCTCCTCGCGCCAACCATGGCTAGCATAATCCAGAGAAGTATCGACAGCGCCGGGACCCCTCGAGCGGCCAGTATCGCGCCCATGAAGGCAAACGGGAGCGCGAAGATCGTGTGGGAAAACTTGATCAGATCTAGCAACAGGGCCGTCTTGCGAATGGCCGGCTGCACCAGGTTCACGCCAATTTCCTTCCCACGTGAAGGGTGACAATTCCACCGGTCATGGTGCGGAAGTACACATTGTGGAAACCCACCTCCTCCATCATCCTGGATAGCTCCTGCGGGGCGGGGAAGGCGGACACAGAGGCTGGAAGGTATTTGTACGCCTGGGAGTCTCCAGAAATCAGGCCCCCCAGCCAGGGGAGCCCGCGATGGAAATACACACGGTAGAGCCATCCAAAGAGTGGCCCCTGTGGCGTAGCAAACTCCAGGACGATCCCCACACCCCCTGGGTGCAGCACCCTACAGAGTTCCGCCAGCCCACACTTGCGATCCACCAGGTTGCGAATGCCGAAGGCAACGGTGACCGCATCGAAGGTATCGGCGCCGAACGGCAGGGCCTCAGCGGAGCCGACCTGCAGCCGGATACGGTTTGTCAGCCCCTTGCGGGCCACCTTCTCCGCCGCGATACGAATCATCGGCGGACAAAAGTCTACTCCGATAATCGCCCTGGCTGATGGAAACTGCTCGGCCAGCTCAAGAGCCATGTCGGCAGTCCCGGTGCAGACATCCAGCGCCACCCCGCCCGAAGGGAGCTGGGCTTGAGCCACAGCCTCCCGGCGCCAGTAGCGGTCCCGTGCAAGGCTGAGAAGACGATTGAGGAGATCGTATCGAGGCGCAATACCGCCAAACATCCGGCGAATGACGTCGCCATCTCTTGCCCCTCCATTCGCCTCCATTCAGTTCGGGGAGAGTTCCAACTGCCGCCCTCCATACGATCCTCTGGGAACAGGCGACAGCAGTTTCACCTGGTCGCCCGCACGGAAGGTTCTCGTTCCCTTGATCCCATTCAGATCCGCCACCTCCCACGTCAGTTGCTGATCGCCCAGCACATCCCTGGCCACGGTTGCGGGTGTATCTCCATCTTTGGCAACGTAGATCTTCAGACGCCGATTATCCTGCTTCGCCCCGTAGACCAGACCGTCGAGGTGCGCTTTGTACTCGTTTGCCTTCACCTCGAGGCTGCCGCGACCTTGCCCAATGAGAATGGAGGCCATGGTCTCGGCCTTCACAACGCGGTCGTTGGTCTCCGGGTGGGTCCCCTTAAAACCGTGATAGCCCAACGCCTCCAGTCGCTCCTTCATCTTCATCGCCTTGAGGAAGGCTACCATTTCCCCGGGATCGTATCCAGCGCGGTAGGCCGTGCGGAGTCCTAGCTCGTCAGCTTCCATCTCCGCCTCTCGGCCATACCCCATGAGGACGTGATCGAAGAGAGCTCCCGAAACCCTCGCCCACTCCCCTGTGTTCTGACGACCGCCAGGACTTACGGCCATAAGACCCAGCGACAGGATTTGCGCGCCTAATGCTTTGGTAAGCTGATGAGCCGCATGACGGGAGGTAGCGTGGCCGATCTCGTGGCCAAGGACCCCGGCGAGTTGCGCCTCGCTATTCAGCATCGCCAGCATTCCTCTGGTGATGTAGATGTAGCCGCCGGGCAGGGCCATCGCGTTTACTTCCGGGACATCGACTACCTTGAAGCTATAGTGGAAACTGGTTGGGCCAATCCCATCGAGCAGTCGCTGACCGACCGACTCCACATACGCTTGCAGTTGCTGATCGCGGTAGCGCCCAAACTGCCCGAGGATATCTTGATCCGCCTTCTTGCCGATCTCGTTCTCCTCAGTTTCGGATATGATGGTGAAACCATAGGCGCGTCGAGGGGAAGCGAATCCAAGTAAGGACCCCACGACTAACAGCAGGAAATCACGCCTACCGACCCTGTTACAGCAATCCATCTCTCACAGTCCTCGCACCGAACGCTTATCGAAGCCTCGACTCCACTACCTTAATGTTCTGCCGAGTCTTTTCAGTCAATGGACCCTTTGGCAGGTACTTCAGATACAGCTTATATTCTTTCAGCGCCTTGCGATACAGGACCTTATCGTCATCCCTCAATTTGGCCTTCGTATGGTACGAGAGCGCCAGATGATAGTGTGCCTCGGCGAAGTCGCCCCGAAGCTTGACCGCCTGCTCGTACTCGGCAATCGCCTGGTCGAGATCGGCGAACATTCGCTCATGGTAAGAGACCCCGAGCTCTAAATGCGCCTCTGCTGTTGTCGTTCGATTAGCGGTCGGCTTACCCTCGGCCTCTGGCGATTTACCCTCAAGCGCGAGACTTGATCCCTGGAGGACAAGGACAACCAACACGGTAGCGAGCCCGATGAGGCGCGGCTTCTTCACGCAACGATTAGAGCTGCATGGTCCCAATACGCCCATTTTGCCTCGTAGTGTCAGAACAATTAGGAAACGCGATCGACAGGTAACGATCTATAGCCTCCGTAACACGCCTCACGATGACATCCTGCATCGCGGCACGGTGGCCAAGTCTCTTGAAGGCAGAACACGCGCGATCCTATTTTCAGCGATGCGCCCAGAGGACAACGAACCGATCAAACGGCTGGAGCCGGCGATGGGAATCGAACCCGCGACCTGCTGATTACGAATCAGCTGCTCTACCAACTGAGCTACGCCGGCGCGAGGATGACCATACTATAGCCAAGGGTGTCAGGGCTGTCAAGCTACAGAGACAGGGGGCGATCCGCGCCGCCCTTACGCCGGCGGCCGGTTGCGATTTCGCGGCGGCCACGCATGCGCGTCAGGTCTTCCAGATCGACGCCTTCAAAGGCCAACAGCTTCGCCTTAACGGAAGGGCCACCTCCGGAATACTCCCCGAGGCGGCCATCGCTCCTGACCACCCGGTGGCACGGGATTAGAAGCGGAATCGGGTTCTTGGCCAAGGCTGTCCCGACCGCACGGGCTGCTCGCTCCGCACCAATTTCCTTCGCGACCCATTGGTATGAGCGCACCTGACCAGTGGGGATTGTCCGGATCTTTCGCAAGACCCTCTGCTGGAAAGGTGTGAGGCGGGACAGGTCGATCCGGCCAGAGAAACGCCGCCACCCTGTCAGATGATCCAGTACCTGTTTGGCCATGTCTTCCGGTAGGCGGTGATCCCGTATCGGTCGAACGCCGAACATCCTCTCGCATGCCCGCTCAAAGCCACACCCATCCGACCCGAGGGCAACACAGCAAACAGCCTTGCCACGATAGGCTACATGGACCCATCCAAGCGGCGTTGAAACCGATGCGTAACGCATAAGGCGAGAAGTGCGACACATGAGGTTCATGGTGTAGACGACGGCGCGCTATGCTCTTTACCCTAAACCCTATACCCTGGTTTGCAGGTACCGTTGCAGCTTTTCAACAAAGGGGGCACTCAACCGCGCCAGTTCTACCTGCCTGAAGAGCAGGGCTAAGCTTTCGGATGACAGCCGGACCCACCCGTCCACCGTACTATCCAGGCTGGCCCTCGGTTGTCATTGGCTCGCCCAGATCCAGAGAGAGCTGACCGTATTCGATAACACGTATCTTTGCCCCTTCATGCTCGGCCGACGTCACGATCGCCTCTCGGAGCGCGTCGCGAGAAATAGATTGCAGGTCAATCCCCCCGCCATCTACCGCGGTCTGGGCCTCCATTGATCGCCCATTGCCGTAGGCCTTGATTGATTGGACATGAGTTGAATCGGGGTGGTCACTCCAAAGCGGACAGACGTTCTTGTAGGCGCACCAATGGCAAAGATTGGTTTTGATCGGCTTGAACTCGGTATCGGCCTCGATGTGATCGATTAGGGCAATCGTCGAACTTTTCAGCCTCTCGATCGCTGTCGGCGTTCGCCTTGAACGGCGTTCCCTTCCAAAAGCCAGGTAGTGCCAGACCAGCTCGATCTCTTTGGCGTCAGGCCACATTCCTTCTATCGCGATCTGATAGAGGGCTAGCTGTCGATCAACATCGATCTTTTCCTGGCTCGGCATACGACCGGACGTCTTGTAGTCATGGATCTCGTAGCATCCTGACCCGATCCTCACCAGACGGTCAATGTATCCTTGAATGTTGTAGCAGCTATTGGGGTCAAGCGAGGTGGCCACCTGATATTCCAATCCCACTACCTGTCCGTAGTTGAACGGCTTATGAGCCTGATAGTAGTTACCCAGACAACGCTCGCCAAACTGCTTGTAAGAGTCGACCGAAAAGTCCTGCTTTACGATCTTCACCTGATCGTGCCAGTGCTGCCCCCACTGCTCGCGATAGTCGTTCAGTAGATCAGGCAGGCTCGGATCTTCACCGGGCTGTAGGTCTCGATAGAGCGTATGCAGCACATCATGTACACGTGATCCGAGGAATGCCTCGATCGACTCCTCCTTACTGGTGATCTTATCGATGTAGCGGAACTTGTACTTAAGGGGGCAGGACTCGTAAGTGGAGAGCCGGGATGCTGAGTAGATCTGCTTAGACATATCCCACGGTGCGAAGGAACTCGGCGAGAGAGCGAGACTGAACACAGGGGTTCTGCTTCCTCTCCTCGCCGATGCTGCTGGAGGTGCGGCCAGCGGCGTAGTT
This genomic stretch from Candidatus Methylomirabilis limnetica harbors:
- a CDS encoding MFS transporter, with the protein product MRANFSSDQKRTIATLSVAIAIRMLGIFLVLPIFTLYGEQFTSSKPLIGLALGSYGLANALLQIPFGWLSDRFGRKPLLIIGLILHGVGSILAAVPPNIYALIAARLIQGTGAVSSVAFAMVADSVDEKNRATAMAFLGISIGLSFVGGILAGPMIASLSGYASLFWLSGLLSLLASIYVAVAIKEPPRERRTADVSGDRPSVASVFKIPGIIKLGVCGFLMSFFMSSFFFYFPLLARRHLPLQSYYLLLGPMVLAAAVVMFGASRAADRGWAKSMGVMAFVVLAISGWLLFRGADLGLQDHPLLVLTIAGVFFFAGYTSLEPILPSLITKASPKTMYGTALGTYSSLQFLGSFAGGAAAGFLSTLGTEFVMAALLVAAASGIILMSQVKTA
- a CDS encoding nitrate/nitrite transporter yields the protein MPFKDFTKVGHPRTLISAFLYFTIHCMIWVLMGALGVFIAGELDLTGSQTSLIVAIPILTGSLLRIPVGILADQFGAKKTGAVLQILVLLPLLGGWLVADSFASVIAVGLLLGFAGAGFTVAIPMVSRWYPPEHQGLANGIVGAGNLGAALAALIAPWLAEVVGWRHVFGLAILPVLLTLAMSHWLAKESPNRPVPKRWSESLKILQESDCWWFNLFYAITFGGFVGLASFLVIFFHDQYGLSRVMAGNMAALCVLAGILFRPVGGYLADRMGGVQLLSIIFGAIGVLTAGAGLLPPLPVVTVLLFLAMAAMGLGNGALFQVIPQRFRSEIGVATGVVGAMGGIGGFFQVMLLGLLKDLTGSYGTGLLLFALAALAAVVALQALRPGWQASWLQPALLAKQASGSPRYKE
- a CDS encoding UbiA-like polyprenyltransferase, translating into MNLVQPAIRKTALLLDLIKFSHTIFALPFAFMGAILAARGVPALSILLWIMLAMVGARSGAMAMNRLADQEIDARNPRTRERALPQGLVRRGEVILLMLGSFALFLFAAARLNPLCLKLAPFAMAALILYSYTKRFTFLSHLILGLALAMAPLGAWIAVTGEVAAAPVVLGLAVLFWVAGFDILYAMADIDFDRASGLYSIPARFGIASGMTISRTLHALTLLLLLLLIFLSGLRSFYLTGVLLASGLLVYEHLLLIRYGLKRLDAAFFTANGLLSITLFCFTLLDLLLL
- the ubiE gene encoding bifunctional demethylmenaquinone methyltransferase/2-methoxy-6-polyprenyl-1,4-benzoquinol methylase UbiE, which produces MEANGGARDGDVIRRMFGGIAPRYDLLNRLLSLARDRYWRREAVAQAQLPSGGVALDVCTGTADMALELAEQFPSARAIIGVDFCPPMIRIAAEKVARKGLTNRIRLQVGSAEALPFGADTFDAVTVAFGIRNLVDRKCGLAELCRVLHPGGVGIVLEFATPQGPLFGWLYRVYFHRGLPWLGGLISGDSQAYKYLPASVSAFPAPQELSRMMEEVGFHNVYFRTMTGGIVTLHVGRKLA
- a CDS encoding M48 family metallopeptidase; this encodes MDCCNRVGRRDFLLLVVGSLLGFASPRRAYGFTIISETEENEIGKKADQDILGQFGRYRDQQLQAYVESVGQRLLDGIGPTSFHYSFKVVDVPEVNAMALPGGYIYITRGMLAMLNSEAQLAGVLGHEIGHATSRHAAHQLTKALGAQILSLGLMAVSPGGRQNTGEWARVSGALFDHVLMGYGREAEMEADELGLRTAYRAGYDPGEMVAFLKAMKMKERLEALGYHGFKGTHPETNDRVVKAETMASILIGQGRGSLEVKANEYKAHLDGLVYGAKQDNRRLKIYVAKDGDTPATVARDVLGDQQLTWEVADLNGIKGTRTFRAGDQVKLLSPVPRGSYGGRQLELSPN
- a CDS encoding tetratricopeptide repeat protein, which encodes MGVLGPCSSNRCVKKPRLIGLATVLVVLVLQGSSLALEGKSPEAEGKPTANRTTTAEAHLELGVSYHERMFADLDQAIAEYEQAVKLRGDFAEAHYHLALSYHTKAKLRDDDKVLYRKALKEYKLYLKYLPKGPLTEKTRQNIKVVESRLR
- a CDS encoding methylated-DNA--[protein]-cysteine S-methyltransferase, with product MFGVRPIRDHRLPEDMAKQVLDHLTGWRRFSGRIDLSRLTPFQQRVLRKIRTIPTGQVRSYQWVAKEIGAERAARAVGTALAKNPIPLLIPCHRVVRSDGRLGEYSGGGPSVKAKLLAFEGVDLEDLTRMRGRREIATGRRRKGGADRPLSL
- a CDS encoding RecB family exonuclease — translated: MSKQIYSASRLSTYESCPLKYKFRYIDKITSKEESIEAFLGSRVHDVLHTLYRDLQPGEDPSLPDLLNDYREQWGQHWHDQVKIVKQDFSVDSYKQFGERCLGNYYQAHKPFNYGQVVGLEYQVATSLDPNSCYNIQGYIDRLVRIGSGCYEIHDYKTSGRMPSQEKIDVDRQLALYQIAIEGMWPDAKEIELVWHYLAFGRERRSRRTPTAIERLKSSTIALIDHIEADTEFKPIKTNLCHWCAYKNVCPLWSDHPDSTHVQSIKAYGNGRSMEAQTAVDGGGIDLQSISRDALREAIVTSAEHEGAKIRVIEYGQLSLDLGEPMTTEGQPG